The window ATGAACTTAAACATGAAGACAAACGTGATGCATTCAACATTCTTAGCAATGGTCATGTGCCTCACCACCTTTTACAAAGGAGGGCTGTTAATTATTTGGTCATGTTTGCCCTGGGACCAGTCAGAAAAAATGCAGAGGAGGCTGAACTATGCGGAGTGAGCGCAGCCAACTGTTAGCAGGTATATATGGAGGTGTGTGTCGCTCCCTGAAACCAGAGCGCTCACAGGTTCTCTCCGTGCTGCTCCTAAAGCTTCTCAACATGAAATTCATCAGCCTGCTGTCCTGCCTCAGCCTGCTGCTGGCAGCTGCAGTCACCCAGAGGCCAAAACCCTGCGGTGAGTATGGAAACCCCTGCCTGTGACCTCCAGAAGTTATATGAtggggaaataaaaagaaagtggCTATAAAAgcgtcaaaacaaaaaaaattagcatgAAAAATTCATACGGTACATTGATAGTTTCACTTTCACGGTCTTCAATTGTCTTGTACAATACTGACATACATAAACAGCAGTTGATCATTTATATCAGTTTATTTAGTTTGACGAGAAGCTGTAATACTGATACCTGTAACTGTGGTAATAGAATTACTTTATACGTGTCTGCAGCTGGAATTCCAGTTAAACTAATTCAAAATGTGTGGCAGATTTTCGgcaaatgtatttgtatttaccAGCAAATACAAATCAGGCAGAAAAATTTCTTGttgtactttattttaaatcactAACAGAAACGATTTCCTAATAGTTTTGATTTTGTCTTCCACAGTTTCTCCAGCGCTGATGAATGGAGGCCTCACTGTGGTGAGACAGATAAACTTTCCTCTCTTATAATCTCTACTGGATGGTGTCAAGTGATCGACATCTTTGCCTTCACTTCCtactctttgtctctgttttatagATGGCTGGCAACGGACTCTTCATGTCGACAGGAACAATAAGCTATGATGCTTTTGGACAGAGGATGCGGGTTAAAAACTACGAGTTTATTGGAAATCGGACCTCTGCTGTGGACCAGCTGATGCTTTTCAACAAGGTATTCAACCCTGAAGTAAATGTTCCTGAAAACACTtgacattatttgttttaatctaCGTATGTGCTGAGTGGGCTTTGTCGCAGATGTTTTTCCACCTTTGGTATGAGACTGACATGTAAATGATCACTTGTCTGTTGCCCATAAATTAGCAAACCGTGAATCTGTTCCCTACAGTTCCCAGCATGTCCTTTTCCTTTGCGATACAGTCCCTTGGTGGTCTACTCGAATCCAAGCTTCAATCAGATTTTACTCATTATTTCCTTCCACCTTATACAGCAACTTTTCATAAAAACTCTACAAGAAAATGATATTTGAGTATACTGACTATAGCTATTTTCTGCATTGTTCTCCAACACGTGGATACACCTggataaattaaagaaaacaacaccaaGGTAGTGCTGCAACTAACACTAGTGTTTAGTGAATGAATatgctgaatatttttctgatgaATTACTTGTTTATCCtaaaattccacaaaaaaagttgaatatgCCCcacataattttattatttaacttgcttgttttgtgtcacttacaaaaatctaaaaccgaacaatattcaatttacattgACATGAGAGCGAGGCAGCAAATTCTtagattaaaataaactacTTGAGCAATTATTCACTTATCAATATAGTCAGTTAATTTTCTTCCTTGATTAATAAACCAGttaaaatatcattaattaaACATTACACCTTCTTCCATGCTCAGATGAGGATAACATCCTCTCAGTGCTCTTATGTCCGATCACATACGTCTGGTGAATTTATCACCATATTTCTTCACTAGATCAGTAATTTTCTAGCCTCATAATGTGAGCCCTGCGCTGGCTGGCCAACATGACAATTTCGAGACtgataaaattcaaaatatgcCCTGTTTACCTCCaaagtatgaaaataagacTGATAATAATCATTTTGCATTGGCACATGTGTTTCCTTCCACGCCTGCTGTCCACATAGTGATACCGCCACCTGCTGGTGATTTTTCCTGTCACTACTGATTGACAATGACATTAACAATTAAATATAGGAcctttaaaattgaaaataaatgataacatttaATGAACACTCCCTCAACCACTAACGGGTACTTTCAGAAAGTTGAATTCAGTGTTCAGTAAATGACCTTTCGATATGAGAAACACGATGAAGACCACGTATTTGTAATGACAAAACAGTATACCTGGAAATTAAGAGCGTCACTACTCATTCACACTTTCGACATATTCAAAGACACAGCAAGCTACAAATCTAGAACACAGACAATGATTTGAACAGTGAAAGGAGAGCATTCATTTTCACTTGTTATCCTTTCAGAAAGTCTATTATGAGATCGACTGGATCAAATTTTCTTGCAAGAAGAGGGCGCTCGATACCACCTTCGTTCCCATGCAGGTGCCCTCTGATGCTAAACTGATGGGTCAGGTATTCCtgggctcctcctcctcctggggAATGGGAGTGCTAGTCAACAACTGGTATGGAGACCTGCCACACAATGGTGAGAGGGAACATCGTACACTAGACAAAGAAAACTGGCTTTATTTTGACCAAACCTGAAGGGATGGTGCTGTTCGCTGCAGTGGACAATACTGTACAGCCTGACGCTGGAGCTTTGAGGAAAGGCCAAAACTTGAAATATGAAAGGCCGCGACTGTggctgacaacaacaacaaatccagCTGAACATAGAAAATTACTGGCCTGATGAGGGGCACTACTCAAAGCTATGAATTCAGATTGAGACAAAACGTGGAAGCACAACACAAGCATAGTTACCACTGTGCTCTAGTATTTGGTACCATCTGGCCTGAATGTGttcattaaaagtaattttttcataatttcgATATACCTTAATGAcagaaggctttttttttccgctTTGGTGCTATCTAgacatgcagatagttttggtttaattgGTGTATTTATCAGTAATGCGCTGTGAAAGAGAATAAGATTTCATCTTCAgtcattttactgctgttcCCAGTAAACCTGCAACATGCAGAGGGGTGGGCTTGTTTGCTGCCTTACCAGGCGTCAACTTCGACGATATCGGTTTCCTATCTGTGTGTTCAGCAGAGAAACCCATGCTGCACTGTGTTCTGTAACTTGATCAGCGTTTCCCAACCTGAACCGGCTTCACTCACCTTCCAACTCTGAACACGACTCAGACTAGGTGGCTAGTTAACCAGCTGAAAAGATACAACATAAATTAGACAACATTTGTTGAGAGGGCTTCATGTGGTCACATGGAAGGCCGCTGACATTTAGTGAAAAGGTCTTAATGTGTAGGCTGGGTACTCATTAAATTACAATTTGACATTTCCTGTTTCAGTGTGCTAAGTATGAGACGCGGTTGCAGAGGCTTTGGAAATGTTGGAAGGCACTTATGAAGGCACTGGGCTGAGTAATTGAAAGTAACGTAATTAATAATGTAACTAATTTCCACTTCTGCTGAATAATTAGTACATACTTGTTGAGGTGTAACTTCTTTTTCCATCTATGTTGCCCTACATTGGCTATgagcaacaaaaatgaaattgcaTTTCATTCTCATCTAGATGTTAAACTCAGAAACTCTAGTATACCAGTAGAGGTAAGAAAGGGGTAaaaatgggtttaaaaaaaaaaaaaaacaccttttagtGATGCTATGAGATCAAATTTCATATGtttgaacaatatttttttcatgtaaagcATTGTGTGCGAGctaagagaagaagaagaaagaagcaaaaaaaatactAGTTCCATTCAAAATAACGTTTGGCTGGATTCTGACAGTTCTGTTCAGCTCCGTCAGTCTGTTTATTGTTAGAGCCTCTGCTCTATGTGTTCAGGCATGTACACGACTGTCTTTACCGAGACTGGCTGCATCCCAATGACCTACGTCGGCTACACTCCAGATTCTGGATGGACCACCATCAGGTGAGTGCCCGGACTGGCAAAGCATTACAGTGGcagattaaaatacaaaaaaaatacctgaaacaTGTTACAGCTCTTAACTGAAGGTTCATGGTCCactaaatgaaatattcaaacccaagacCCCATGTTTTTATAACACTCAGTAATGAGTATCAAAAAGTaactttttgtttatatttcagCACGTTCAACTGGGTCGTGGGCAACTCAAACCCCATGGACTACACCCCACCTTTCTTTTGCGCTGAGTCGAAACTGGAGGAGACCGAGACACCAGATACCATCTTCACTGCCTTGGCGTCTCTGGCCAGGAAGACCAACGAAGAGGAGTGAACATCTTGAGCATCTCACCAAAATAATCACCAATACTGCTCCCGTAAGGGCAGCAGAGCTAAATTGAACCCAAATGATCCAGTAATCATCATGGAATGTAAAGCCATTTAGATTAACATTATTTCCAAGCTTGTTTTCACTTGCCAAGCCACAGGGATGTCAATTATACTCTCGATATGTCAAACAGCAGTATTTGTATTGTTGTAATGGGGCAAATCTGGCACCTCAGTGTTTGGTATTGCAGGCTAAAGGGAAATTGTAAGCTGGTGAGACAGTAAGATCAGATCTAGGCTATCAGAGGATAATTAGAGGTACACATTGAGAACTAAGGGAGGGAGACCTTTCAGTAACACCTAATGTGGCTTGATCCCTGCTTTGTATTGTCTCTTTCGTCCttgtcaataaaataaattaaaagcatgGAATAATACTTTACTTACTTGGAGTTGGATACTTGGGAGGATGACTGTagaaagcagcagaagaatcaggaaaaacaaatacaatgtgGAACAGTACAAagtttcaaagaaaataaatgttaacatttagaAGTAAATGTTTAATCCTTACATGTTCTTCGTACTGAGACATGAAACATGTCTgtggcagattaatcagtgaCGTTCATCACCCAGTAATTAAACTACAAATGACACCAACTTCTGTACATGCGTTAGCCCAAGtagactttttttattttctatggaAGAAAAAACGTAGgaaaaactaataaaacttAGGACTGATACGCTTTCTACAAAGGAgggcttttcttttgttttttaatctgtcataTTTtctaacatgttaattagtgagagATGCGTTACCTTTGgattgtttccagtctttgtgctgagctaaaGTAAACCAGCAGCTGGCTATAGCTGCATATTTGCCGTACACATAAGAGAGTGGTAATCTGAAATCTAAATACACAAAAGCAAACTATCCAATgtggataaagaaaaaagtggatTGCAAGAGCATCAAAAGAAAGGGAAATTGgcatacaaaacatttaaggATACTTTTAAGTTCTTCGAATTCACAACGAATAATGCCTAAAATATATGGCACAAAGTACCCAGTATGGCATGGTTTACATTTGAGCTtggatatttatttaattaactgTATTTAATGATAAAACTGTTTTGAGACCATAATAACTACTAACAcaataaatttgtaaataaatttgGACTCCTCCTCCACATTTGTTCCACCCCTGCTAAGTTGATCCTGTTCTTCCTATGTACCTTCCTCATGTGCTCTCTTCTCCTGACCCTCCAATTCTTTACTTCTCATTGTTACCCATCTTGTcctcccgtgtgtgtgtgtgtgtgtgtgtgtgtgtgtgtgtgtccccacTGCGTACATATCCAAGACCATGCTGACTGattccttcctctccctccactTGCTACTGTGCCTCTGTCTCTTTAAGGAGGCTGAAGACAGGTTCCTCTTGTCCAAAGGAACAATAAACTATGATGCTCTTGGTCAGAAGATGCACTCTCGAAACTCTGGGAAGAACGGCAATAACACCTTTCTTGTAGAGCAAGTGATGCTCGTCAAAAAGGTAACAAACCCAGGTCTgatctgtttttgaaaaagattACTTtcaatatacatacatatttcagCTGGCAGATAAGTGGACTTGGCCCCAAAGGGACATGTTTATGTTGAAGTGAATAGTTTCAATGAACCAGGGATATGTTTACAACATTTCCCTTCAGTACCTTTTCTTCAGCATCATCATCTCCAAACTCTCCCATTAAACTACTTTTTGTTGTAGAACAATGGTCCATATTCCACTGTTAGCTGTGTTCATAATTCCCCCCACCACATATCTGTAATGGCAAAACTGTATACATGGAAAGAAGTTTCTATACCTTCAAACTTAAAATGTAACATTCATAGGCTGCACTGATGTGGGGAAATATCAGCACTCACTTTCTTCTTCACCCTTTCAGAAAGTCTATTATGAAACTGACTGGAGCAAATTGCCCTGTAAGAAGAAGGCGCTGGATGTCATCTTCATTCCAATGCAAGTGCATGGTGATGCTACGCTGTTTGCTCAAGGAGTCCTGGGcccctcgtcctcctcctcctcacgaGTGGGTGTCCTACCCAACTTATGGTATGGAAACCTGCCAAAGACTGGTAAGAGGAAACAATATACCCTAAACAAAGaaatctggttttatttttgactgaaCGTTGACTTGTTCCCTTCAGGCAAATAGGAGGCTGCTTTCCCTCAGGGTGGCTGCATCCCTGTGCTCTACAAAGGCTAAAGCCCAGCATATGGATGGACCACTCCCCTGTAAGAACCTGGACTGACCAAACTTTTAAATAATCAGTTTAACCATTCATAGCAATGTTCAGACAAACTTAAAGGTAATAAAGAGCTTTAGCTTTGAACCCCATAATAATACCATACCAGTAAGCAGGACAAAGAGTTCTCCAATTACTTGTCAACTCAACATGATTGTGAAACacttaaagcaatagtttgacattttgggaaataacgCTTAATTGCTTTCTTGTTGATAATTAGATGAAAAACTAAATCCCATGAACTTCAGTGCTGCTACACTGTGTGAAAGAATTCAACTGGAGGTGACAAACGCCTCCGGGTCTCTGGCACTTAACACCAATCCAGTGGAGTAGACATCTGGCTTACCCACCAGGATAATAACCAATGCTGCTCCCCTCAGCGCAGCAGATCTATTTCAATTTTAACAAAGCCAATCGTGGAATATTATGTCATTAAGATTAAAATGATTTCCAAAGTTGTTTTAACTCGCCAagcagtataaaaaaaatcacccacATTATAATTAGTCATACTGGTTAAAAGAATAAGTAAGAATGAATTTTGACTATGAAAATGAAGTGGGAACAAAGTGAAGGAGACCTCACTAACAACTCATGTAGCTGCATCcctgttttgaaaatgaagcaTACTGATGGCTAATCAATCAGTGATGTTCATCACTCAATAATTGAACCTTACAAGCACCATGTGTGCCATAACCTAGATGAATACACGTTACatggatgttttcaaaaaccggatgttattttaaaatcaaagtgttttttaGAGTTGCTGCTGTGTAATTTAAATGGCCGTTTGTGTCTGTTTAAATCCTCCTGCAGCAAACTGCATTACTTAGTGTCCTACAGCAGATGGAGGCAGCACCTCTCCTGTCCACATAGATTGGTTCATTGGCCTTACTTGTTCCTAAATCGAAAGGTTTTCTGAAAACAATTAATTCAGTACATCAGTTACTTGAGTACGCTACACAGGGACACCTAAATAAATCAGCCCCTACCctcatttttgcatttattagcAGTATATAAACCATTAATAATTGTTTATACTTTAATAACACCATAACTcactataatgtagttttaagcaGCATTTATTAATGAAGAATTTATTCATAATACTTCCTCATTCTTCGTGACAACTGAGCAGacttcatctgctgatgaaggccatgagAGGCAACCGAAAGCTCAGGGAGAACTcttaaataagtttttttttttttttttttgtcaaactactatttcaGGCATCAAGAATCAATCTTCATGCTCAACATGTTTTCATGAGCTCATGAGGGTTTTATGATGCTAAGGATTTTGTTCAGGTGTGtcatcatatatcatatataattACAGCTACGTTATACTATGTTATCAATCATTCAGCTGTTTATACACTGTCAATTTTTCTTAGGAGGAGTTATATTTGGTGgcaaatatattaataaatacttTGAAATGTATACAGTGTTGTCCATAAGGCAATATGTGACTTATTTTGTACTCAAGATAAAATAACTGAACTGACACCAGCATGATAGCAGATGCTGCTGAGCCTGAGGTCTTCTACCAGTTGAAACATCAGTTTACCTACCGTTACAGTTCCCTGCAGCCAAattagacattttacacatgtaAAAAGGAATAaccattttaaagtttttctttgttgttccATCTTTGAATCTATTTGAAAACATCTTGGGTTACTGAACCACTCTTCTGTGTCTTCTTACTGGAACGGTTGACTAAGCCACTGAATATCAATAATAAGAGCGTCTCTTTTTATCATTAGAGGTTCCTCAGACTTGTTTCTCCTTTGGGGGATATGTGAGTCATCTTCTAATAATGAACGTCAAGGTGCTTGGAGGTGACTACCTAGCCCCACTGTCAGAAATTACTTCCCTGTCCTTTGTGATTAAAGAGATGAGAGCCTGCTCTGCAAGCATTATCAGCAATAACAGCCTCACTAGTCAGTCCAATTATAAGTCTAATGATTATCTAAGCATGCTGGGACTATGGCGTAGGCCTGCGCAGGATGAGACGGGGCCGAGTGTAAAGTCCCTGTTGTGATAAGCAAATTACATCGTTAAAGTCAGTTCTACCTTCCAGTTTCACCAGATGTAACTAAGCCTAAATGTTAAAGTGGGAGCCTCTGCATGcacatttgttaattttgtgCCTGACTGCCAGTCAATGACAAAGTCAGCAGAGAATCGAGACAATTTTAAATCCTGTCGCCTTACAATTCTCAGCAGTGTCACATGAACAGGCCTAAGATAAAGTTCATTTAACAACTGCAAATAAGATCTGAAACAGCAAAGAACGTAAACACCAAGGTAAATTTTGTATCTTGATCATAAATCTTTATTGTACAGATGGGATTTTGTTGACAGTTATTCAGTTTCAGTACTACGCTGTGTGTTGCCGTGACATATTGACAACCACAGAGAGAATACTGTGACTCTGTGTCCGACAATTCAGCTACATATCTTGACAGGTTCTGACCATATTGTCTTGAATTTTGCTGTGAATATTCATGGTTCAGAAGGATTAATCCTAATGTTTTTCGTGTTCATCCACACCTTCCCTCTAGTTCCAATAATGAGCATACATTTCCtccatgacttttcctctagcatcaAACATTTAGTACTAGCCTAGCGACCACCCAGCATCATGGCATACTTACATTTTTAGTTCTACTTGACAGGCTTCAAAAAACAGCGAAATCCTCACTATcccagcaaacattttgatgttgaCATCTAAACTTAGACATCGTTGAGGGGTTGAATTATATagccaaaatgaaaactgaactgatGTCAGGTCGCAACTTTGACATCATTGCAACGTGCACTCTTAAACTTTTAGTAATTATTAAACTGCAGTGTCGTGTTTTGTGAAAAACTGGCTTTCATAAACTTTATAAATGCTTAGTATCACATCAGGGCTAAGCACAACCACTCAATATTCAAGAATCCCTCTGCAAATCTGTTcgatacattttatatatatatatatatatatatatatatatatatatacactcacacacacacacacacacacacacacacacacacatgcaactgtaaattaattaattaaaaagacCATCTCATAGAAAGTCCAACAGTATGCACTCCTGGGGTGTGCTGGAATATTCGATCTTGAATGCTGCATTATTCCTGCTCTGGTTGGTACCCTGGACTCAGTCCAAggataagatgaaaaaaaggatgaaatgaaatcattaaagtcaataaattaaaaaaaaaaaaagctcaagtgcaaaacaattattcagTCATAAGGCCTGGTTGGATAGGACATTGATAAAAGCATCACAACCATAAAGAGTAATTGCTATAGATTCTTTTTCAAAAGCAGAAGCTCGAAGTGATAAGTACTACTTAAAAGGAGCAGTTTCTACATAAACCTTTCATCAACTGTCataatacattacattatactTGTAACCACTTAAGATGTCTATAATAGTAGGAAATATCTCACGggcaaaatgttacattttataCCGATGAGTTAACATAGACGTACAGCTTAACGCATTTTTTGGAACACATCATGCAagtacttaggcacagtgttgctttgagctaaatgctaacatcagtgtgctaatatgctcacaatgacaatgctaacatgctgatgttcgCATGACACGTTTACCTTCGCCACTATCGTAGCTGAGtgtgctagcatgctaacatcagctaagtagcactaaacacaaagtacagctgaggcttgTAGGAATCTTATTCGTTTTATCGGTATTCGGTCataaaagtattggacaaactgaaatttcgACCTGATAACGATGCTGAACgagaagtcaggggatcgccaGATTTATTAGGACTGGGGGGCCGACCGACCAACATTACCATGCTGCTAGCTGGGCTAAATATGTAATACTTTTATTACTCTACTTTTATTGTCCTGTTTGCACAGGGCACCGATGCAAAAGAGGGTAATCATTGTCACCTGACCACCCTTTATTGTGATAATGAACAGTGCTtgattttatatacagtatataatctACAGTAGAGAGTGTTGATACTTTCAAAAGTGTGTTCATATTCAGGACATACCAGATGCtgcatttttatagttttggcTCTAAATCTTAGGGAGTTAATGAGCTGACTCCCAAAGCATTTGATGCAAATCAAGATGACTTATGCCACTGCACTTAGTAAAGAGTGACTGTAAATCCAAGCAGTTCCAGTGATTACAGGGTCTCACATCCACAACCTATGCTTCTTTTAGAAAATGCCCATATGCAAATGAATGCAAGCTGTCATCTGGAAAATTTTAGTCACTTATTGAGCAGCCAGTACTTTTTTCTCGATTGGAGCTGGCCatgctgtatgtgtgaaagGGAAAAAGTCAACACTGAGAGGAGTGAGCTGAGGCGGTTAGGGGTAGCCTATCCGCCTAGGTTTATGTAGGTG is drawn from Xiphias gladius isolate SHS-SW01 ecotype Sanya breed wild chromosome 15, ASM1685928v1, whole genome shotgun sequence and contains these coding sequences:
- the LOC120799824 gene encoding ependymin-2-like isoform X1, producing MKFISLLSCLSLLLAAAVTQRPKPCVSPALMNGGLTVMAGNGLFMSTGTISYDAFGQRMRVKNYEFIGNRTSAVDQLMLFNKKVYYEIDWIKFSCKKRALDTTFVPMQVPSDAKLMGQVFLGSSSSWGMGVLVNNWYGDLPHNGMYTTVFTETGCIPMTYVGYTPDSGWTTISTFNWVVGNSNPMDYTPPFFCAESKLEETETPDTIFTALASLARKTNEEE
- the LOC120799824 gene encoding ependymin-2-like isoform X2, with the protein product MNGGLTVMAGNGLFMSTGTISYDAFGQRMRVKNYEFIGNRTSAVDQLMLFNKKVYYEIDWIKFSCKKRALDTTFVPMQVPSDAKLMGQVFLGSSSSWGMGVLVNNWYGDLPHNGMYTTVFTETGCIPMTYVGYTPDSGWTTISTFNWVVGNSNPMDYTPPFFCAESKLEETETPDTIFTALASLARKTNEEE